The sequence AGGTGAGCGCCTGTTTGCCAACAACTGCGCGGGCTGCCACGGCTCGGATGCCAAAGGCTCCAAGGGCTTCCCCAATCTGACCGACACCGACTGGCTGTATGGCGGTGATCACCCCACCATCGTGAAGACGATTGTTGAGGGGCGGCAGGGGGCCATGCCCGCGCTCGCAGCCGCGGTGGGTTCGGCGGACGATGTGCGCAATCTGGCCAACTATGTGTTGAGCCTGTCGGGTGCCGTCCATGACCCCAAGGCGGCGGCCGAAGGTCAGCCCAAGTTTGCGGTCTGCGCAGCTTGCCATGGTGCCGATGGTAAGGGCATGCAGGCACTGGGTGCCCCGAACCTGACCGACAAGGTCTGGCTGCATGGCGCGGGCGAGCAGGCGATCGTGGCGATGATCACCAAGGGCAAGAACAACGTGATGCCAGCCCATGCCAGCCGCCTGAGCGCCGAGCAGATCCATGTGCTCGCCGCCTATGTGTGGAACCTGTCGCCACGCGGCGCTGCTGCCACCAATTAAGCCTGCTCTGGAAAGTGATATCGCGTGAACCCGTCCGCTACCGATAAACCCGCTGCCAGCACCATGGCGGTGGATGACGCCAAGGTAGAAGTCATCTCGCTCTACAAGGCCGAGAAGAAAATCTACCCGCGCGCGGTATCGGGCTGGTTCCGCAACTGGCGCTGGGCGCTGATCTGGCTCACGCAGCTGGTGTTCTACGGCATGCCCTGGCTCAGCTGGAACGGGCGTCAGTCGGTATTGTTTGATCTGGGTTCGCGCCGGTTTTATATCTTCGAGCTGGTGCTGTACCCACAGGATTTCATCTACCTCACGGCCCTGTTACTGATCTCGGCCTATGCCCTGTTCCTGTTCACTGCGGTGGCCGGGCGTCTGTGGTGCGGCTATGCCTGCCCGCAAACCGTCTACACCGAAATCTACATGTGGGTGGAACAGAAGTTCGAGGGCGACCGCGCCGCGCGCATGAAGCTCGATGCTGCACCCTGGTCGTTCGAGAAGCTCTGGCGCAAGGGTGGCAAGCAATTCGTCTGGATTGCCATCGGTCTGTGGACCGGCCTGACCTTTGTGGGCTACTTCACCCCGATCAAAACCCTGCTGGCCGAGGCCATGACCTTGTCGTTCGGCCCCTGGGAATGGTTCTGGGTGCTGTTCTACGGCTTTGCCACCTATGGCAACGCCGGCTATATGCGCGAGCAGGTGTGCAAGTACATGTGTCCTTACGCGCGCTTCCAGAGCGCAATGTTCGACAAGGACACGCTGATCATCACCTACGACACCGAGCGCGGCGAGCCGCGTGGCAGCCGTTCGCGCAAGGCGGACCCCAAGGTGGCGGGCCTGGGGTCATGTATCGATTGCACCTTGTGTGTGCAGGTCTGCCCGACCGGCATCGATATCCGTAACGGCTTGCAGTACGAGTGTATCGGCTGTGCCGCGTGTATCGATGTATGCGATGGCGTGATGGACAAGATGGGCTACGAACGTGGCCTTATCCGTTACGACACACAGCACGCCATGGCGCAAAAGCTCACGCGCAAGCAGATGTTCATGCGCATGCTGCGGCCACGTGTGATGGTGTACACCGCCATTCTGATCGTGGTAAGTGCGGCCCTGGTGTTGTCGATTGCGCTGCGCACGCCGTTCAAGGTGGATGTGGTGCGCGATCGGGCCTCGCTGGCTCGACTGGTGGACGATGGCTACATTGAAAACGTCTACCGCCTGCAGATCATGAATGCGACCGAAACGCCGCAACGTTATACCGTGCAGGTCGAGGGGCTCGATGGTCTTGCTCTGAGCGAAACGCCGCCGGTGCTCACGCTAGGTCCCGCCGAAGCGCGCTGGATTTCGCTGGCGGCCAAGTTGTCGCCCGACGCTGCGCAGGCAATGGGTGCGGGAGCCAAGCCAATACGGTTCGTGATTGAACGATTGCCCGATCAGCAGGAAGCGGCTCGTCGTCTGGTCGAGAAATCTACGTTTATTGTGCCGCGCTGAGTGCGGCAG comes from Chitinimonas sp. BJYL2 and encodes:
- the ccoP gene encoding cytochrome-c oxidase, cbb3-type subunit III, translating into MSDFISSGWALFVAAATILGLVFCVVILLIASRRKVMANDNTTGHVWDEDLKELNNPLPRWWMGLFVLTIVFAALYLFLYPGLGTHAGSLKWSSQGQYEAEQAKAKQALDTVYADFAKQPVEVLAKDAKAMGIGERLFANNCAGCHGSDAKGSKGFPNLTDTDWLYGGDHPTIVKTIVEGRQGAMPALAAAVGSADDVRNLANYVLSLSGAVHDPKAAAEGQPKFAVCAACHGADGKGMQALGAPNLTDKVWLHGAGEQAIVAMITKGKNNVMPAHASRLSAEQIHVLAAYVWNLSPRGAAATN
- the ccoG gene encoding cytochrome c oxidase accessory protein CcoG; this encodes MNPSATDKPAASTMAVDDAKVEVISLYKAEKKIYPRAVSGWFRNWRWALIWLTQLVFYGMPWLSWNGRQSVLFDLGSRRFYIFELVLYPQDFIYLTALLLISAYALFLFTAVAGRLWCGYACPQTVYTEIYMWVEQKFEGDRAARMKLDAAPWSFEKLWRKGGKQFVWIAIGLWTGLTFVGYFTPIKTLLAEAMTLSFGPWEWFWVLFYGFATYGNAGYMREQVCKYMCPYARFQSAMFDKDTLIITYDTERGEPRGSRSRKADPKVAGLGSCIDCTLCVQVCPTGIDIRNGLQYECIGCAACIDVCDGVMDKMGYERGLIRYDTQHAMAQKLTRKQMFMRMLRPRVMVYTAILIVVSAALVLSIALRTPFKVDVVRDRASLARLVDDGYIENVYRLQIMNATETPQRYTVQVEGLDGLALSETPPVLTLGPAEARWISLAAKLSPDAAQAMGAGAKPIRFVIERLPDQQEAARRLVEKSTFIVPR